In Dyadobacter subterraneus, a single genomic region encodes these proteins:
- a CDS encoding bestrophin family protein yields the protein MIDYNPKEWFKYIFYFQKADTVRKLMPLILTIMVYTSILAYLILKVWRIGENTDLKNISLMHSLLGFVISMLLVFRTNTAYDRWWEGRRQWGALMNCSRNLSLKINSLVDKDNIEAREFFRIMIPNYAFAFKNHLRGHFLSESFTETSTFKLSNLHLEDHIPNQIAAAIFSKAVELQRKGLILPEHLLILNIELESFTNICGACERIKNTPIPLSYSSFIKKFIFIYCLTLPIGYVFSLHFLVIPFVMFVFYILASLEVIAEEIEDPFGDDANDLPIDRICAGIQVSANALLK from the coding sequence ATGATTGATTACAATCCCAAAGAATGGTTTAAGTATATATTCTATTTTCAGAAAGCGGATACAGTCCGCAAACTGATGCCATTGATACTTACTATCATGGTTTACACTTCTATCCTGGCCTATTTAATTCTGAAAGTCTGGCGTATTGGTGAAAATACCGATCTGAAAAATATTTCATTAATGCATTCCCTGCTGGGTTTTGTTATTTCCATGTTATTGGTTTTCAGAACAAATACGGCTTACGACCGTTGGTGGGAAGGCAGAAGGCAATGGGGCGCTCTGATGAATTGCAGCCGGAACCTTTCCTTAAAAATCAATTCTCTGGTTGATAAAGACAATATTGAAGCCCGAGAATTTTTCCGTATCATGATTCCCAATTATGCTTTTGCATTTAAAAATCATCTCAGAGGTCATTTTCTTTCTGAAAGCTTTACAGAAACTTCTACATTCAAACTTTCTAATTTGCATTTAGAAGATCATATCCCAAATCAGATTGCAGCAGCCATATTTAGCAAAGCAGTTGAATTGCAAAGAAAAGGATTGATATTACCCGAGCACCTTTTAATTCTCAATATTGAACTGGAAAGTTTCACTAATATTTGTGGTGCCTGTGAGAGAATTAAGAACACGCCCATTCCATTGTCTTACAGCTCTTTTATCAAAAAATTCATCTTTATTTATTGTCTTACCTTACCAATTGGCTATGTATTCAGCCTGCATTTTCTGGTTATTCCCTTTGTAATGTTCGTGTTCTATATCCTGGCAAGTCTCGAAGTGATTGCCGAAGAGATCGAAGATCCTTTTGGAGATGATGCCAATGATCTGCCAATTGACAGGATTTGTGCAGGGATACAAGTTTCTGCAAACGCATTATTAAAATAG
- a CDS encoding MFS transporter — protein sequence MSYSILAPSQSKKYLRMAVAAFFFVQGLSFAAWASRIPDIKNMLHLTEGGLGTVLLALPLGLMASLPISGWMVTKYGSKKMVLFGAILYAITLTFIGFATRTEQLVIVLFSFGLWGNLCNIAVNTQAVAVEQVYGKSIMASFHGLWSLAGFVSAMIGTFFISINIPPQIHFMVIAVIAFAIIFTAYKHTMPDSEKNRDEEQPMFVKPDRDLLMLGLIGFCAMVCEGAMFDWSGVYFMEVVKVPAAMKTMGYVAFMGTMTGGRFAGDWLANKIGRKKMLQISGLLMASGMGIAVLLPYMATATFGLLLVGFGVSSVVPLVYSAAGRSTTMSAGMALAAVSSISFIGFLIGPPLIGIIAQVADLRFSFAVVALLAFCTTLLSSRAKLIQ from the coding sequence ATGTCATATTCAATTTTAGCACCCTCGCAGTCAAAAAAATATCTTCGGATGGCCGTTGCTGCTTTCTTTTTTGTTCAGGGTTTAAGTTTCGCAGCCTGGGCAAGTCGTATTCCGGATATTAAAAATATGCTTCACCTGACCGAAGGCGGTTTGGGAACTGTGTTGCTTGCATTACCACTTGGATTGATGGCCAGTTTGCCAATTTCAGGCTGGATGGTTACCAAATACGGAAGTAAAAAAATGGTTCTTTTCGGAGCAATTCTTTACGCCATAACATTAACCTTCATTGGTTTCGCAACCAGAACAGAACAATTGGTTATCGTTCTTTTCTCATTCGGACTTTGGGGAAACCTTTGTAATATCGCGGTAAATACCCAGGCAGTTGCCGTTGAGCAGGTTTATGGTAAATCCATTATGGCCTCCTTTCACGGATTGTGGAGCCTAGCCGGATTTGTGAGTGCGATGATCGGTACATTCTTTATTTCAATTAATATTCCGCCGCAAATCCATTTTATGGTAATTGCGGTAATTGCATTTGCGATCATTTTTACTGCTTACAAACATACAATGCCTGACAGCGAAAAAAATCGCGACGAAGAACAGCCAATGTTTGTGAAACCTGACCGCGATCTTTTAATGCTTGGTCTGATCGGATTTTGTGCAATGGTATGTGAAGGTGCAATGTTTGACTGGTCTGGTGTATATTTCATGGAAGTTGTGAAAGTTCCGGCTGCGATGAAAACGATGGGATATGTTGCTTTCATGGGAACAATGACTGGCGGACGTTTTGCTGGTGACTGGCTTGCAAACAAAATTGGCAGAAAGAAGATGCTGCAAATCAGCGGTTTATTGATGGCAAGTGGAATGGGTATTGCTGTTTTGTTGCCATATATGGCTACTGCAACTTTCGGTTTGTTACTTGTAGGTTTTGGAGTTTCCTCTGTGGTTCCGCTTGTTTATAGTGCAGCAGGAAGATCTACTACAATGTCGGCAGGAATGGCGCTTGCCGCAGTTTCTTCAATCAGTTTTATTGGTTTTCTTATCGGACCTCCGCTGATCGGAATTATTGCACAAGTTGCAGATCTTCGTTTCTCATTTGCCGTTGTAGCATTGTTAGCTTTTTGTACAACGCTTTTATCTTCAAGAGCAAAATTGATCCAATAA
- a CDS encoding alpha/beta fold hydrolase: MRTSLFVIAFFLFTLHVNAQNDSLRNLDINLENYQYPFPVKFLPLDLQGEKLKMAYMDVQPEKANGKTVVLLHGKNFNGAYWEQTAKSLTQSGYRVIIPDQIGFGKSSKPAHFQYSFQQLATNTKKILDTLSISSATILGHSMGGMVAMRFALMFPRTVEKLVLVNPLGLEDYKLKIPYQPVDKWYQTELKSNFETIKKYQLNSYYDGKWKDAYTRWANLYAGWTLNKDYPRIAWNSALTYDLIMTQPVIYEIQAIKSPTLLIIGQRDRSSVGKNLASTEDQKTLGNYPELGKKANTLIKNSQLIPLDNIGHLPHIEDFDRFIKPLLSFLNED, translated from the coding sequence ATGAGAACTTCACTTTTTGTTATTGCCTTTTTTCTCTTCACGCTGCATGTAAATGCACAAAATGATTCGCTTCGAAATCTGGACATTAATCTGGAAAATTATCAATATCCATTTCCTGTAAAATTTCTACCGCTTGATTTGCAGGGAGAAAAATTAAAAATGGCTTACATGGATGTTCAGCCCGAAAAGGCGAATGGAAAAACAGTGGTATTACTTCACGGCAAAAACTTCAACGGGGCATATTGGGAGCAAACGGCAAAATCTTTAACGCAATCCGGCTATCGTGTGATTATTCCCGATCAGATCGGATTCGGAAAATCTTCCAAGCCTGCACATTTTCAATATTCATTTCAACAGCTGGCAACGAATACCAAAAAGATTCTTGATACTTTAAGTATTTCCTCTGCAACGATTCTGGGTCATTCCATGGGTGGTATGGTTGCCATGCGTTTTGCCTTGATGTTTCCAAGAACGGTAGAAAAACTTGTACTAGTAAATCCTTTGGGATTAGAAGATTATAAATTAAAAATTCCCTATCAACCCGTTGATAAGTGGTATCAAACAGAATTAAAAAGCAATTTTGAAACGATCAAAAAGTATCAGCTCAACAGCTATTATGACGGAAAGTGGAAAGATGCTTACACGCGCTGGGCGAATTTATACGCTGGATGGACGTTGAATAAGGATTATCCAAGAATCGCATGGAATTCCGCGTTGACCTATGATCTGATCATGACCCAGCCGGTTATTTATGAAATCCAGGCCATCAAATCTCCAACACTGCTGATCATTGGACAAAGAGATCGCAGTTCAGTAGGTAAAAATCTGGCATCGACAGAGGATCAGAAAACGTTGGGTAATTATCCGGAACTTGGTAAGAAAGCTAATACCTTAATAAAAAATAGTCAGCTGATACCTTTGGATAATATTGGACATCTTCCTCATATTGAAGATTTTGACAGATTTATAAAACCGCTGCTAAGTTTCCTGAATGAAGATTGA
- a CDS encoding sugar phosphate isomerase/epimerase family protein, translated as MLKLGFNSAILADFGFDHVVKFAGNHGFSCIEMMCWPAGNADSRRYAGVTHIDVNSLTDQKVAEIHFALKEAQVFISALGYYPNPMDPDPVKSEFYLEHIKQVIRGAAKLSIPVVTTFIGRDPSKSIKENLKTFADVWPAVVKVAEENNVKLAIENCPMFFTDDEWPGGKNLAISPAVWDRMFEIIPSPIFGLNYDPSHMIWQMMDEIKPIYGYKDRLHHVHLKDAKLYKDKLDKVGIMANPLEYHSPKLPGLGDVNWRGFFGALTDVRYRGPVVIEVEDKAYEGNIEDVQSAILTSRNYVKQFFA; from the coding sequence ATGCTCAAATTAGGTTTTAATAGTGCCATATTAGCTGATTTTGGTTTTGATCATGTGGTTAAGTTTGCTGGCAACCACGGATTTTCATGTATAGAAATGATGTGCTGGCCAGCCGGGAATGCGGACAGTCGCCGTTATGCCGGTGTTACCCATATTGACGTAAATTCATTGACTGATCAAAAAGTTGCGGAAATACATTTTGCATTGAAAGAAGCGCAGGTTTTCATTTCTGCCCTGGGTTATTATCCCAATCCCATGGATCCAGATCCGGTTAAATCTGAATTTTATCTTGAACATATCAAACAGGTAATCCGCGGAGCTGCAAAACTTAGTATTCCTGTGGTTACTACATTCATAGGCCGTGATCCGTCAAAAAGTATCAAAGAAAACCTGAAAACTTTTGCTGACGTCTGGCCGGCGGTTGTAAAAGTGGCTGAGGAAAATAATGTGAAACTGGCGATTGAAAACTGCCCGATGTTTTTCACGGATGATGAATGGCCGGGAGGTAAAAATCTTGCGATCAGTCCTGCTGTTTGGGACAGAATGTTTGAAATAATTCCAAGCCCTATTTTTGGTCTGAATTATGATCCTTCTCACATGATCTGGCAAATGATGGATGAGATAAAACCGATTTATGGGTACAAAGATCGCCTGCATCATGTACATTTGAAGGATGCCAAACTTTATAAGGACAAGCTTGATAAAGTAGGAATTATGGCAAACCCGCTGGAATATCATTCGCCAAAGTTACCGGGACTTGGTGATGTTAACTGGCGTGGTTTCTTCGGTGCACTTACCGATGTGCGTTACCGTGGACCTGTGGTTATCGAAGTGGAAGATAAGGCGTATGAAGGAAATATTGAAGATGTACAAAGTGCAATTCTTACGAGCAGAAATTACGTAAAGCAATTTTTTGCCTGA
- a CDS encoding sensor histidine kinase — MKRSGAQFFIHVFLISAFLALPYIFAPTGFPGFAEFERNAHERTIFVSYLLMLTFFYANYYYLIPRFYFNKKYIFYAAFILGSFLAILFFIYTLDKQPGNPRPFPHRPPHAIKFDKPPGAFDNSQTLFLFLVGLVVSFALKINDRLKRSEQEKLHTELSYLKAQINPHFLFNTLNSIYSLAIEKSDRTADAVVMLSSLMRYVIRDATESLVPLNKEIEYIKNYVSLQKFRLDDTVLINFQVSGNFANKQIAPLILISFIENAFKYGVNPEQQSLIKISITMQSDDLVLHVCNNKVRINHTEESSGGIGINNTKTRLQLLYPSKYQLEIQDSTENFVIDLKLTLS; from the coding sequence ATGAAACGTTCGGGAGCTCAATTTTTCATACATGTTTTTCTGATTTCGGCCTTTCTGGCCTTGCCTTATATTTTTGCTCCGACAGGTTTTCCCGGATTTGCAGAATTTGAACGGAACGCACATGAAAGAACAATTTTCGTTTCCTATCTGCTGATGCTGACATTTTTTTATGCGAATTATTACTATTTAATACCCCGGTTTTATTTCAACAAAAAATATATTTTCTACGCTGCTTTTATTCTGGGCAGTTTCCTTGCCATCCTGTTTTTCATATATACACTTGATAAACAGCCGGGAAATCCACGACCTTTTCCTCATCGCCCACCGCATGCTATAAAATTTGACAAACCACCCGGAGCATTTGACAATAGTCAGACATTATTTCTTTTCCTCGTCGGGCTGGTAGTATCTTTTGCCTTAAAGATTAATGACCGATTGAAACGGTCAGAACAGGAAAAGCTTCATACAGAATTATCGTATTTAAAAGCACAAATCAATCCGCATTTTTTATTCAATACATTGAATAGTATTTATTCGCTCGCTATCGAAAAATCTGACCGGACCGCTGACGCGGTCGTGATGCTTTCTTCATTAATGCGTTATGTTATCCGCGACGCGACTGAAAGTTTGGTGCCGTTAAATAAAGAAATTGAGTATATCAAAAATTATGTTTCTCTTCAAAAATTCAGATTAGATGACACCGTTTTGATAAATTTTCAGGTTTCGGGTAATTTTGCAAACAAGCAGATTGCACCTCTTATACTGATTTCCTTTATTGAAAATGCATTCAAATATGGCGTCAATCCTGAACAGCAATCTTTAATAAAAATATCAATTACGATGCAAAGTGATGACCTTGTTCTTCATGTTTGTAATAATAAAGTCAGGATAAATCATACGGAGGAATCGTCGGGCGGTATTGGAATAAATAATACAAAAACCCGTTTGCAGTTGCTTTATCCCTCTAAATATCAGTTGGAAATTCAGGACAGTACTGAAAATTTTGTTATCGATTTAAAACTCACACTTTCATGA
- a CDS encoding LytR/AlgR family response regulator transcription factor has translation MIQAIALDDEPPALRIISNFCSRIDFIDLQKTFSRTDDAMTYLENFPVNLIFLDINMPSMSGLDFYQAIPHEAMVIFTTAYAEHAVEGFNLNAVDYLLKPFTFERFQQAANKAKDFYHFKNPIENPAAKFLLVRADYSLHKIAFSDILFIEGLDDYLKIHIENTKPLVVRMTMKAILQKLPEQEFIRVHRSFIIPFRRIENVRNKIINLAGEEIPIGSSYEESFGKWFKS, from the coding sequence ATGATCCAGGCCATTGCACTTGACGACGAACCACCGGCATTGCGGATAATCTCCAATTTTTGCAGCAGAATTGATTTTATCGATTTGCAAAAAACTTTCAGCCGGACAGATGATGCAATGACTTATCTTGAAAATTTCCCGGTGAATTTAATCTTTCTGGACATTAATATGCCGTCCATGTCCGGATTGGATTTTTATCAGGCCATCCCGCATGAAGCTATGGTGATTTTCACGACTGCCTATGCCGAACATGCTGTTGAAGGATTTAATCTCAATGCGGTGGATTATCTTTTGAAACCTTTCACCTTTGAAAGATTTCAGCAAGCAGCCAACAAGGCGAAAGATTTCTATCACTTTAAAAACCCTATTGAAAACCCTGCCGCCAAATTTCTGCTGGTTCGTGCAGATTACAGTCTCCATAAAATCGCTTTTTCGGATATCCTTTTTATCGAAGGACTCGACGATTATTTAAAAATCCATATTGAAAATACCAAACCGCTGGTCGTGCGAATGACGATGAAAGCGATACTGCAAAAACTTCCAGAACAGGAATTTATTCGTGTGCACCGCTCTTTCATTATTCCTTTTAGGCGTATTGAAAATGTCAGGAATAAAATTATAAATCTCGCAGGTGAAGAAATTCCTATTGGATCGAGTTATGAGGAATCTTTTGGGAAATGGTTTAAGTCCTGA
- a CDS encoding HsdM family class I SAM-dependent methyltransferase encodes MASQTRTYEKKKLLGQIYTPSFIVEKILDNTGFHQLNFSKNSILDPACGDGRFLVPIARYIIENSPKEDLKQNLENIHGWDIDPEAIKICLQNLEELIAPLDLKIDWKLKNLDALQQIDGSQKFDLIVGNPPYIRIQNLSAKQRQFIQKSYSFCQSGSTDAYVAFFQLASRLLTENGICGFITPNSFLSSETGKPLRSYFKENQNLRQITNYRSVRIFGNTGTYAAITIFGKHQLDTFCYELSDYDLSYQKREISFSELDKHNQWHLSVEKPLITKGKNLGEICQISVGLTTLSDSLFLFSILKKKEDLVQCINKNGHVFWLENTLVKPIIKGSKLKTSSDPINEFIIFPYEKDHNGKHKIIREEVLEKDYPKAYKYLLGIKKDLLKRDNGKPNPVAWYALGRAQGLDSSFGKKIIFSPMNRYPNFVLYENPDCTVYSGYFIKYDGDYDFLLSQLNSQRMADFIAISGRDFQGGYKGYNKKVVENFVITDL; translated from the coding sequence ATGGCTTCACAGACGCGCACTTACGAGAAGAAAAAACTGCTTGGACAAATCTACACGCCTTCGTTCATTGTTGAAAAAATTCTTGACAATACCGGATTTCATCAGCTTAATTTTAGTAAAAATTCTATCCTTGATCCTGCCTGTGGCGATGGACGTTTCTTAGTCCCGATAGCTCGCTACATTATTGAAAATTCTCCAAAAGAAGATTTAAAACAAAATCTTGAAAACATACATGGCTGGGATATTGATCCAGAAGCTATAAAGATATGTTTGCAAAATCTTGAAGAACTGATAGCTCCATTGGATTTAAAAATTGACTGGAAGCTAAAAAATCTTGATGCATTGCAGCAAATTGACGGAAGCCAAAAGTTTGACCTGATTGTTGGAAATCCACCTTATATCCGAATTCAAAATCTTTCAGCAAAACAAAGACAGTTTATTCAAAAGTCATATTCCTTTTGTCAGTCAGGTTCTACGGATGCGTATGTTGCATTTTTTCAGCTGGCATCCAGACTTTTAACTGAAAATGGCATTTGCGGATTTATTACACCAAATTCTTTTTTGAGCTCAGAAACGGGAAAACCACTCCGGTCCTATTTCAAGGAAAATCAGAATTTAAGGCAAATTACTAATTACAGATCGGTTCGTATTTTTGGCAACACTGGTACGTACGCCGCCATTACTATTTTTGGAAAACACCAACTGGATACTTTTTGTTATGAATTGAGTGACTATGATTTGAGTTACCAAAAACGGGAAATATCATTTTCTGAACTTGATAAGCATAATCAATGGCACTTATCAGTTGAAAAACCTCTGATCACAAAAGGGAAAAACCTGGGTGAAATTTGCCAGATTTCAGTTGGACTTACTACACTTTCTGATAGCTTATTTCTATTTTCAATTTTAAAGAAAAAAGAAGATTTAGTGCAGTGCATCAATAAAAATGGTCATGTTTTCTGGCTTGAAAATACCCTTGTAAAGCCTATTATAAAAGGCTCAAAGCTAAAAACTTCGTCTGATCCCATTAATGAATTTATAATTTTTCCTTACGAGAAAGATCATAATGGGAAGCACAAAATTATCCGTGAAGAGGTTTTGGAAAAGGATTATCCCAAAGCATACAAATATCTTCTCGGTATCAAAAAAGATCTATTAAAACGGGATAACGGAAAACCAAATCCCGTTGCCTGGTATGCGCTTGGGCGTGCCCAAGGGTTGGATTCTTCCTTTGGGAAAAAGATTATTTTTTCTCCTATGAACCGTTATCCCAATTTTGTACTGTATGAAAATCCTGATTGCACTGTTTATTCAGGCTATTTTATAAAGTATGATGGAGATTATGATTTCTTATTGTCACAACTGAACTCGCAAAGAATGGCCGATTTCATCGCTATTTCCGGTCGGGACTTTCAGGGAGGATATAAAGGTTATAATAAAAAAGTAGTAGAGAATTTTGTCATAACCGATTTATAA
- a CDS encoding DinB family protein, which translates to METVIQASERLRYLLQTIPDLLDKIPKTEFSFKASPTQWSKKEILGHLIDSATNNHQRFIRIQFENEPIIFYDQNEWCQHNNYQNLSTSHIIQFWKIYNQHLLEIIKIISADNLQRFGAGKDGQKLPLHFYITDYVDHLEHHLKQLVTY; encoded by the coding sequence ATGGAAACAGTTATACAAGCCTCAGAAAGATTAAGATATCTTCTTCAAACCATTCCTGATTTGCTTGACAAAATTCCGAAAACAGAATTTTCTTTCAAAGCCTCTCCCACTCAATGGAGCAAAAAGGAAATACTCGGTCATCTGATTGACAGCGCAACAAACAATCACCAGCGGTTTATCAGAATTCAGTTTGAAAATGAGCCAATCATCTTTTATGATCAAAATGAATGGTGTCAACATAATAATTACCAAAATCTGAGTACTTCCCATATAATCCAGTTTTGGAAAATTTACAATCAACATCTTCTCGAAATTATAAAAATCATCTCTGCTGATAACCTTCAACGTTTTGGTGCAGGGAAAGATGGTCAAAAATTACCGCTTCACTTCTACATTACAGATTACGTTGACCATCTTGAACATCATCTTAAACAACTTGTCACCTACTAG
- a CDS encoding TetR/AcrR family transcriptional regulator: protein MRTRDANKEIIIKQKAIEMIVSQGFDGLSMHKLAKASGVSVATIYIYFKDRESLLQQLFTEESRKMAEATLVNFDPESHFDEGLKVQWLNRMKYCMENQHSMTFMEQFKHSPLVDRSVMERRFLDAMSKFVHTAIERKELIPLPVEIYWSIAFGPMYQLVKFHIAKTSMPGRPPFIFDEEKINLTLSLVIKALKP from the coding sequence ATGAGAACAAGAGATGCAAATAAAGAAATTATAATAAAACAAAAGGCGATTGAAATGATTGTCAGTCAAGGCTTTGACGGACTAAGTATGCATAAGCTGGCTAAGGCTTCCGGCGTTTCGGTAGCCACGATTTACATTTATTTCAAGGACAGAGAAAGTCTTCTTCAACAGCTTTTTACGGAGGAAAGTCGAAAGATGGCGGAAGCAACACTCGTTAACTTTGATCCGGAATCTCATTTTGACGAAGGTTTAAAAGTTCAGTGGCTCAATCGGATGAAATATTGCATGGAAAATCAACACAGCATGACTTTCATGGAGCAGTTCAAACATTCCCCGCTGGTTGACCGGTCTGTTATGGAACGAAGATTTCTTGATGCAATGTCCAAATTTGTCCATACAGCCATCGAGAGAAAGGAGCTCATTCCTTTGCCTGTCGAAATTTATTGGTCGATAGCGTTTGGACCTATGTATCAACTGGTAAAGTTTCACATTGCTAAAACCAGTATGCCCGGAAGGCCACCTTTTATTTTTGATGAGGAGAAAATAAACTTGACATTATCGCTGGTAATCAAGGCGTTAAAACCTTAG
- a CDS encoding MFS transporter yields MSEKQPETFTKYQKFVIAILAIVQFTVILDFMVLSPLGAILLKELSISTSQFALVVSAYAFSAGAAGLLAAGFADKFDRKNLLLFFYTGFIVGTFLCGISPNYEFLLMARVVTGIFGGVMSSISFAIITDLFAIQVRGRVMGFVQMAFASSQVLGIPLGLFLANTYNWHAPFLMIVGLSIAVALSVFIYMKPIDEHLKLQKTGNAFKHLTSIFAQFNYLRAFAATTLLATGGFMLMPFGSAYGVHNLGIDIKQLPYLYMITGVCMLVASPVMGKLSDKIGKFKMFIIGSSITSVMTLIYCNLGVTPFWIIIVINILLFVGISGRMIAASALMTAVPEPQDRGAFMGINASIQQIAGGVASIIAGMIVSETSTGYLNNYGILGNVVVLAVILTVFLMYNLYQFISKKEQSKIQPVTVPNEVI; encoded by the coding sequence ATGTCCGAAAAACAACCTGAAACCTTTACCAAATACCAGAAATTTGTAATCGCTATTCTTGCCATAGTGCAATTTACGGTTATCCTTGACTTTATGGTTCTCTCACCTTTGGGAGCCATTTTATTGAAAGAACTTTCGATCTCCACATCGCAATTTGCACTGGTCGTTTCAGCCTATGCGTTCAGTGCGGGAGCTGCCGGATTACTGGCTGCAGGCTTCGCCGACAAGTTCGACAGAAAGAATCTTTTGCTGTTTTTTTATACCGGATTTATCGTTGGCACATTCCTCTGCGGCATATCGCCAAACTATGAATTTTTGTTAATGGCGAGAGTGGTGACGGGCATATTTGGAGGCGTTATGAGCTCCATAAGTTTCGCAATCATTACGGATCTTTTTGCAATTCAGGTTCGTGGACGCGTGATGGGATTTGTTCAGATGGCCTTCGCCAGCAGCCAGGTTTTGGGTATTCCTTTGGGGTTGTTTTTGGCAAATACATACAACTGGCATGCGCCGTTTTTAATGATCGTCGGACTTAGCATCGCAGTTGCTTTATCTGTTTTCATTTATATGAAACCGATCGATGAGCACCTCAAACTTCAAAAAACCGGAAACGCATTCAAACATTTAACTTCCATTTTTGCTCAGTTTAATTACCTCCGTGCCTTCGCTGCCACCACTTTATTAGCAACAGGAGGTTTTATGTTAATGCCTTTTGGCAGTGCCTATGGTGTTCATAATTTGGGAATTGACATTAAACAGCTTCCCTACCTATATATGATTACCGGTGTCTGCATGTTGGTCGCCAGTCCTGTAATGGGTAAGTTGAGCGATAAGATCGGGAAATTCAAGATGTTCATCATCGGATCTTCTATTACTTCTGTGATGACTCTAATATACTGTAATCTCGGCGTCACGCCATTCTGGATTATCATTGTCATCAATATTCTGCTGTTTGTCGGAATAAGTGGACGGATGATTGCTGCAAGTGCTCTGATGACTGCCGTTCCTGAGCCACAGGACAGAGGTGCATTCATGGGAATTAACGCTTCAATCCAGCAAATTGCGGGTGGTGTGGCCTCCATTATTGCCGGTATGATCGTATCTGAGACCAGTACAGGTTATCTCAATAATTACGGAATCTTGGGAAATGTGGTAGTGCTGGCCGTTATTCTAACTGTATTCCTAATGTATAATCTTTATCAGTTTATCTCTAAAAAGGAACAAAGCAAAATACAGCCTGTGACGGTTCCCAATGAAGTGATATGA
- a CDS encoding ParA family protein: MKIISIVNNKGGVGKTTSAQSIAAGLAKFANARVLVIDLDAQASLTKSFGIVHSGLKKDSGSFITGEYAFEEIVKKVGDVDILPGSAEMSHKEDTIKSAPIFPFNLKIALEKVKDKYDFVIIDCPPALNGNTRMALVSCHQYYVPLQAEFLSYEGLRNFLVYSAEIKKISPTTNLGGVFATRYNPKIRKKISHELISATKEQLGDVFMNSYIRDNIALSEAQANGTNIFDYAPDSNGAEDYYKLTKEILERINN; the protein is encoded by the coding sequence ATGAAAATCATCAGTATTGTCAACAACAAAGGTGGTGTTGGAAAAACTACTTCCGCACAAAGTATTGCAGCGGGACTTGCCAAATTTGCTAATGCACGTGTGCTTGTAATTGACCTGGATGCACAGGCCAGTTTGACAAAAAGTTTTGGAATTGTTCATAGTGGTCTTAAAAAAGACAGCGGTTCATTTATCACCGGAGAGTATGCGTTTGAAGAAATTGTAAAGAAGGTTGGGGACGTGGATATTCTGCCGGGCTCAGCTGAGATGAGTCATAAGGAAGACACGATCAAGTCGGCTCCGATTTTTCCTTTTAATTTGAAAATCGCATTGGAAAAGGTGAAAGACAAATATGACTTTGTAATCATCGATTGCCCTCCCGCACTGAACGGAAATACGCGTATGGCACTTGTATCATGCCATCAGTATTACGTGCCTCTGCAAGCTGAATTTTTGAGTTACGAAGGTCTTAGAAACTTTCTGGTTTACTCTGCTGAAATTAAAAAAATCAGTCCGACAACCAACCTTGGCGGCGTATTCGCAACACGGTATAATCCAAAAATAAGAAAGAAGATCAGTCATGAACTTATCAGCGCTACAAAGGAGCAACTTGGTGACGTGTTCATGAATAGCTATATTCGTGACAATATTGCTTTATCAGAAGCGCAGGCTAATGGTACAAATATTTTCGATTACGCTCCGGATAGTAATGGTGCCGAAGATTATTATAAATTAACGAAGGAAATTCTCGAACGTATAAACAATTAA